Genomic window (Gammaproteobacteria bacterium):
GCGGTTCCTCCGGTGGCAGCGGCAACCAGGCACCGGCGGTGCCGCAGATCGCGCTGGCGAACAACAGCGTGGTGCAGCTGGGCGATACCGTCCTCGACATCAGCACGGCCTACTCCGATCCCGACGGCGATGCGCTGCTGAGCTCGGAGTGGCAGATCGCCAAGGACAACGGCTTCAGCAATCTCGTGCTGAAGCGCTCCGTGGCCGGACCGACTGCCACGGCCCTGCGGCTGGCACCCGGCGTGCTCGAGCCGCTGCACACCTACTGGATCCGTACCCGCCAGACCGACATCCGCGGGGCGCAGTCCGCCTGGTCACCGGTGGTGACCGTCACGACCCAGACCGCCATGACGCATCCCTCGCAGGCGGATGGCGACGTCAACGGCAACGGCGTCACGGATTCTTCCGAGGGCATCTGCGACCTGCTCGACGCCCAAAGCAACAACCTCGTGGGTATCCAGGCCAATGCGGGCACCACCGAGTGCCTGCGCGCCGTCAGCCCCAGCGAGCTGCCGGCGATTCCGACCGGCACCAGCATGCCCTACGGCCTGTTCGCCTTCCGCATCGCCGGGCTGCGCGTGGATGCCATGAATCCCGCGCGGGTGACGCTGCAGGTTCATCTGCCGCAGGCGCCGGCCGGTGCCGTGAAGTGGTACAAGTATGATGCCGCCAACGGCAGCCTGTTCGAACTTGCGGGCAGCGTGAGGATGAACGGCAACGTTGCTTCCGTCGATCTGGTCGACGGTGGCATCGGTGATTTCGACGGCATCGTCAACGGCGTCATCGTCGATCCGAGCGGTCCGCTGGTCATCCCGTCGGCCCCTGGCAGCAGCGGCGGTGGCAGCGGCGGCGGCACCACGGGTGGTGGAACCCAGGGCAGCAGCAGTGGTGGCGGCAGCATCGGCCTGTTCCTGCCGATGCTCATGGCCGGCGCCGGCCTCTGGCGCAGGCGCCAGCGGCAAGCAGCCTAGCGGCAAGGCATGCACGAGGACCCGCCACCCGATACCAGGTGGCGGGTCCTTTGTTTTCCAGGCCGGCCATCGCGTGCAGCCGCGGTGCGGTTCAGTCCAGCGGCTTCTCCAGCACGGCGAACTCCAGCGGCATGCGCGGGATGCCGAAGCTCTCATCGGCAAAACCGAAGGCACGGGTTTCACCGGTGGGCCGGAAACCCAGGCGGGCATACCAGGCGATGAGCTCATGGCGCACGGAGATCACCGTCATGACCAGGCTGCGCAGGCCGAGCGCGCGAGCGTGGTGCCCGGCGGCGTCCATGAGGCGTGAGCCGATGCCCTGACCCTGCGCCTCCGGGCTCACGGTCAGCATGCCGACATAAAGCCGGTTGCCATCCGGGCGCAGTTCCACGCAGCCCACCATGCGACCCGCGGCTTGCACGACCAGCACCGTGCAGTCGCTTGCGCAGAGCAGCTCACGAACCGTGTCGAGGCTGATGCGGGTGCCATCCAGCAGATCGGATTCCGTGGTCCAGCCCTGCCGCCCCGAGTCGCCACGGTAAGCCGAGTTGACCAGCGCCGTGATCGAAGCGGCGTCGTCGGCACGCGCGGCCCGCAACAGGATGTCCATCGCTCCGAGTCCGCGCCCCGTGCAGGCTTACTGCACGGGTGGCGCCTGGTCCTCGTCCTGGTGCTGTGAGGGAGCAGCCTGCGGATCTGCCGGAACGGCCGGTGCCGCGGGGGGTGACGCCTGCTCCCGGGGTGGCGGCAGGTAGAGGTCGCCCTTCAGCCCGCAGGCGGCGAGGCAGCCGCAGAGGCCGAGAGTCGCCAATGCCAGGAATGCCTTGTTCATCGGCGGATTATACGGTGCGCGGGCCAGGGCCCGGGCCCTGGTCCGGACCGGGCAGGGTCAGGCTCCGCCGGACTTCTTCAGCTCCGCCGCCACGCGCTGGTACGCATCACGGAAGCTCAGGCCTTCCTCCAGCACCAGGCGATTGGCGCGGCCGGCCGCGTAGATCCCGGCGTCCAGGTGGATGTTCTCCGGACGGAAGGCCACGCCATCCAGCAGCGGCTTCATCACGGCACAACTCTCGGCGGTGACGTCGATGGCACGAAACAGCGGGCCCTTCATGCGCTGCAGATCGCGCTGGTAGCCCGAAGGCAGCTTCGCCGGCAGCGCCAGCACCTCCAGCAGCGAGCCCTGCAGGGTGGCCGTGGCGCCCCGCACCAGCTCCAGCACGTCGGGATTGCGCTTCTGCGGCATGATCGACGAGCCGGTGGTCATGCCGGAAGGCAGTGTCACGAAGGCGAACTCCTGCGTGTAGAAGAGCAGCAGGTCGGCGGCGAGGCGGCCGAGGTCCTGCATCAGCAGGCAGAGCTCGAACACCAGCATGGCCTCGCCCTTGCCGCGCGAGATCTGCACCGCCGTCACCGGTTCCTGCACGCTGTCGAACCCGAGGTGCTTGCGCGTTGCCTCCCGGTCTATGGGCAGTCCAGGCACGCCGTAGCCTGCCGCACTGCCGAGCGGGCTCTTCGCCAGGCGCCGGCGGGTGCCGGCGATGCCCGCCGCGTCGTCGCGGATCTCGGCGGCGAAACCCTCGGCCCAGAGGGGTACGGAACTCGGCATCGCCTGCTGCATGTGGGTGTAGCCGGGCAGCGCGGTTTCCGCCTCGCGCTGGCCCAGGGCCGCCAGCGCCCCGGCCACTTCCAGTGCGCCGCGCTCGAGGCCGGCGGCGGCGTCGAGCAGGTAGAGCCGCAGGGCGGTCAGCAGCTGGTCGTTGCGCGAACGGCCGAGGTGCACGCGCTTGCCGGCCTCGCCGATCTTCGCGGTGAGGCGGCGTTCCAGGGCCGTGTGCACATCCTCGTCATCGAGGCCGATGTGCCAGTCACCGGCGGCATGCTCTGCCGCCAGCGCCTGGAGGCCGGCGCAGATGGCGTCGTAGTCGGCGTCCTGCAGCAGCTTCTGCCGGTGCAGCATGGTGGCGTGGGCGATGGAACCGCGCACGTCGTACGGCACCAGCCGCTCGTCCAGGCTGTGGTCCTCGCCTGCCGTGTAGCGGAGCACTCGGGCGTCCAGCGCCTCGCCCTTGTCCCAAAGCCTGCTCATGGTGCACTCCTGTGCGCGCGACCCGGCGGTGCCGCTACGCGTTCTTTTCTTCCTTGGACAGCGTGTTGATGTTCTCCACCACCAGCGTGCCGGTCCCCTCGTTGGTGAAGACCTCCAGCAGCAGGCTGTCCGGCACCTTGTAGGA
Coding sequences:
- a CDS encoding GNAT family N-acetyltransferase, producing the protein MDILLRAARADDAASITALVNSAYRGDSGRQGWTTESDLLDGTRISLDTVRELLCASDCTVLVVQAAGRMVGCVELRPDGNRLYVGMLTVSPEAQGQGIGSRLMDAAGHHARALGLRSLVMTVISVRHELIAWYARLGFRPTGETRAFGFADESFGIPRMPLEFAVLEKPLD
- the argH gene encoding argininosuccinate lyase, with the translated sequence MSRLWDKGEALDARVLRYTAGEDHSLDERLVPYDVRGSIAHATMLHRQKLLQDADYDAICAGLQALAAEHAAGDWHIGLDDEDVHTALERRLTAKIGEAGKRVHLGRSRNDQLLTALRLYLLDAAAGLERGALEVAGALAALGQREAETALPGYTHMQQAMPSSVPLWAEGFAAEIRDDAAGIAGTRRRLAKSPLGSAAGYGVPGLPIDREATRKHLGFDSVQEPVTAVQISRGKGEAMLVFELCLLMQDLGRLAADLLLFYTQEFAFVTLPSGMTTGSSIMPQKRNPDVLELVRGATATLQGSLLEVLALPAKLPSGYQRDLQRMKGPLFRAIDVTAESCAVMKPLLDGVAFRPENIHLDAGIYAAGRANRLVLEEGLSFRDAYQRVAAELKKSGGA